GTCGCCAATTTGACCGCCCGACTCGGCGTAGAAGGGGGTGCGATCCAAAATGATCTGTACGGATTGTCCCGCTTCCACCTGTGGTACCGATTCCCCCTCCACCAACAGGGCCTCCACTACCCCTTTGGCTAAGGCTTGGCTATAGCCCAAAAACTCCGTTTGGCTCAAGAAACCCGCCAATTCATCCAGGGATCCCTGGGCGGTGAGGTCGATGGTTTGGTGAGCCGCCCTAGCCCGTTGCCGCTGCTGCTCCATTTCCTGCTCAAACCCGGCCAGATCTACGCTGAAGCCCTGTTCTGCGGCGATCTCCTGGGTCAGTTCCAGCGGAAAGCCGTAGGTGTCAAAAAGTTTGAAAGCATCGGCGCCAGAAATCTGCTTTTGCGGGGTTTTCTGGCCTTTTTTACCCGCCTTAGCAGAGCCGGTGGCCGTAGCAAACAGGTCAAACAACAACTTTTCCCCTCGCTCCAGGGTTTTGAGAAATTGCTCCTCCTCCCGTTTCAGCTCCGTTTTGATCAGGATTTCCCGCTCTCGCACCTGCGGATAGGCTGCTTCCGCCAACTGAATGGAGGTTTCCACCACCGCTGGGGTAAAGGGATCCATGATCCCCAACAGCCGCCCATGGCGCACGATCCGCCGGATCAACCGCCGCAACACATAGCCCCGATCCACATTGGAGGGAATCACCCCATCGGCAATCAGGTGCATCACCGCCCGCGCATGATCCCCAATCACCTTCAACGAGGTTTGTTGCTCCGGGGTGGCCTGGAAATAGTCCAGTTGGGCGAGGCCGGCAGCCGTTTGAATGATTGGCAAGATCAGATCCGTCTCGTAGTTGTTGGGCACCCCCTGCAGCACCTGGGCCAGCCGTTCCAGTCCCAGGCCGGTATCGATGTTTTGCTTGGCCAAAGGGGTGAGGCGACCTTCGCTATCCCGGTTCAGCTCCATGAACACCAGGTTGTAGATTTCCAGGAAGCGGGAATCATCCTCTAGGTCGATGTGGGCATCTCCCAATTCCGGCTTGAAATCAAAGTAGATCTCGGAACAGGGGCCACAGGGACCGGTCGGGCCAGAGGCCCAGAAGTTATCCGCCTCCCCCATCCGTTGAATGCGGTGGGCCGGGATCCCTACCTCATCTCGCCATAGGGCAAAAGCGTCATCATCCTCCCGAAATACGCTCACCACCAGCCGCTCCGGAGGCAGGCCAAAGACCTCCGTCACCAGTTCCCACGCCCAGGCAATCGCTTCTTTTTTGAAATAGTCTCCAAAACTAAAGTTGCCCAGCATCTCGAAGAAGGTGTGGTGGCGAGCGGTTCGCCCAACATTCTCGATATCGTTGGTGCGCACACATTTCTGGGAGGTGGTGGCCCGTGCATAGTCGGGATCCCGTTGCCCCAAAAAAATCGGTTTAAAGGGCAACATCCCGGCAATTGTCAACAACACCGTCGGATCCTCCGGCACCAGCGAGGCACTAGGCAGCACTTGATGGCCCCGTTGGGCATAGAAGTCCAGAAAGGTTTGGCGAATTTCTGCACCGGAGAGAGATGGGAACATAGCAGGGGCAAAGGGAGACTGTATCAATTCTAAGTTTTTTGCATTCTGGGCAACCCACTCCTTCCCAGACTGGCGCCTAGTCCACGCCAATCAACGGCAAAACTAAGCGATTTCTCCGATTTATCTCAAGAGGGCAGACGCTAAAATCACCCTATCCGCAGCAGTTGTGCAAAATTTATTCCCTCCCGGTCTAACCTAGATGTATCTCTCACAACTTGTCTGCCCCCCTTGCTCCTCAGCCCCGCACCGGTTGCACGAATCGTCAGCTGGTAGGCCCTGAACTGGTATGCCCAACTGTTACTGCCTCAATCCTGCCTGTTCGCAGCCGGAAAACCCGCCGGAGGCTTCCACTTGTGCAGCTTGTGGCCATCCGCTTCTGGTTCGCAATCGCTATCGGGCATTCAAACGAATTGGGCAAGGGGGCTTTGGCTCCACTTTCCTGGTGCGCGACCAAGATATGCCCTCCAAACCTTGGCGGGTGATCAAGCAGCTACGCCCAGTGGAGAATTCACCGCAAATTGCCAAGCTTTCAGAAGAACTGTTTAACCGCGAAGCCCAGGTGTTGGAGCGTCTTGGGGAACATTCACAAATTCCCAAGCTGTTTGCCCACTTTCAGGAGGGTGGCAAATTTTATTTGGTGCAGGAGTTCGTTCAGGGCATCACCCTCTCCCAAGAAATGCACCGCAATGGGCCTTTTTCGGAGGAACAAGCCCGACAGGTGATGCAGGAGGTGCTGCTGATCCTCAGCTATGTCCACAGCCACAACACGGTTCACCGCGATATCAAGCCCGCCAACCTGATCCGCCGCAAAGAGGATCAGCGGTTGGTGCTAATCGACTTTGGGGCCGTGAAGGAGCTGGGCCCGGCCCATGAACAAGTGGTGGAAGTGACGGCGATTCGTTCCCTAGGCTTTTCTCCTCCAGAGCAGGTGCAGGGGCAGGCGGTAGGCCCCTCCAGCGATCTTTATGCCTTGGCGGCCACTTGCATCAACTTAATGACCTTAGAATCGCCGGCCAAGTTTTATGACCACGACACGGGTCAGTGGGATTGGTCGAACCGTCTACAGCTCAGCCCGGAATTCAACGCCATTTTGACCCGGATGTTGCAGCAGACTGTAAATCAACGGTTTGCTACGGCGACCGAAGTGTTGCGGGCGCTCCAGGGGATGTCGCTAGAGGAAATTAACGGCCCGGTTTCTCAGCCGATAGTTTTACCCCATCACCCGGTCGGCATCAGTCCGAGTCCGTCGATGATCTCCAGTCACTGGGCCAGACGCCGTTCGGAGGGATTTTCCCAGCCCACACCGATCGCGCGACCCACCGCTGGCGGGATCCCCTCTGGGGGTCTAGGGACTACCCCCACTGGGTTCATCAGCACCACTGGGTTTGCTCAAGGTCGGGTTACCAGCACTACGGGTTTCGGACGAGTCAAACCTGCCACGCCACCCCGAAATCAGTCTATGGCCGGAGCCGATTTGCGCGGACAATCTTTTGCCAACCAAAACTTGGCTGGTCAGGATCTGCGGCGGGCGGATCTGCGGGGAGCGGATTTTTCGGGGGCCAACCTCCAGCGGGCCGATCTGCGCGGGATCCTCTTCAATACCCCTCAACCCAGTTGGTTACAGGCCCTCAGCAGGTTGTTTGGGCGGGCCAAGACTCTGGGGGGAATCGCAGCTGGCTTGGGGGGGTTGCTGGGCTCAGGGCTCCTGGCCTTTTTGATTATCCGCCTTGCCACAGGTAATTTGGTCTACGCTTTGGGAGCAGCTTTGATCGCTTTGGTGGTGGCCGGCTCGGTGCTTTGGTCGATGACAGGGCGGGTGAGCTTGGCCCAACACACAGAGGAAACCAACAAACGCTTTACCAGCTTTCGCAAAGCTGACCTACGGGGGGCACAGATGGATGAGAAGTTCCGGGAGTTTGCCCGGCGGCAGGGTGCCTTGCTGGGTTAGAGAGATGGATTTGAGAAGCTGATGACGTGACTCGAACACGCGACCTGCTCATTACGAGTGAGCTGCTCTACCAACTGAGCTACATCAGCAGGGTATGCTTCAACAGTTGAAAGACTCCGAAAACCCGAGCGGCCACCAAGTCTGGGTTTCTTGTCATTCCCCTGAATTGAGCTTATCGATTCTATCTCATCCCCGCCGCGCTCGGGATCCCCAACGCCAGCGCAACAATCCGAAAGACAATGCCAGGGTTAGCCATGCCATCCAATCGCCGCTGCGGCTGAAAAAGGTTTGCTCCGAGCGCCGCATCACCTCTCCAGTAATCACCCCCCGCTGAAAAATCGGGCCTACCTGTTGCAGCCGCCCCGAGGGATCCACCACCAAATTGCCGCCGGTATTGTTCACGAACACTACGCTCCGCCGATTTTCAATAGCCCGGAAAACCGAAAGCTTGCCGTGCAGCATCGGCCAGTGACTGTTGCCAAACCAGCTATCATCCGAGATCACAATCAAAGACTCTGCCCCATTGCGAGTCAACGTCCGACTCGGCGCAGGCAAAACACTCTCCAGACAGACCATCACCCCCAGAGCCCCGAAACGCTCACCTCCCGCCAGAGGCCGATATCCATCCGGTGAAGGCACATACCGCCCCGACTCGAAATAGGGAAAAATCCACTGCTTGCCAAACAAATCCAGCAGATTACCCTGAGCATCGAACAGCAGGGCGGTGTTGAAAAACTGCATTTGATCATCAGGCAGATCCACTGTGCGGGGATCCGGCTCAGTGGCACCCGTAATCAGCGCTCCTGTGGGGAGGAGGATCCCTTGCATTGGCTCGAGCACATAGGGTTCCAACCCCGTGTTGAGCAACCGCGCCCGCAACGCCCCCTCCGGCCAGATCACCAACTCCGCCCCTTTCGCCACCGCCTGCCTAGAAAGTTGATGCAGCTCTCGATACCGCTCTATGCGATACTCCCAACTGCGATCTGCCTCCAACCAAGCCACCTGCTGTACAGCCCCCACCCGAAAACGGGGAGCCCCTGCGCCCGCCGCCCAGTTATCGAAATACGCCAACCGCCAGCCCCCATAGGCCAATACGGCTCCACTCAGACCTAACCCCAAAGCCAGCGTCCGCCAGAGGGTTGAACGGTCAGAGAGCTGGTTCTTCCAGATCTGCCAACCTTGGGTGGCCACTTGCCAGAGCAGCCCATTGACGAACACCGCGAAGAAGGTCACGCCCCAGATGCCTGTCACATCGGCCATTTGGATCCCTAAAGGCCAGTCAAACAGCAGGGATCCCCAATGGAAGGGAATTGGAGACCACAGCAAGCCCAACAATCCATCCAACCCTGTCCAGACGGTGGCTATGCCCAGAGGACGCACCCAAGCGGGCAGGGGCCGACTGAGGTAAAGGCTGAGCAGCGTAGCGGTGGTGAAAAACAGCGGAATAAGCGGAGCGACCACAAATCCGCCCAGGATCTCCCAAGCGCTGAGCACCTTGACGGAAAAGGGATCCACCCAGAAGGCATAGAGACAAACACAGAACCAAAGGCTGTAGGCCAAGCCCAGTCGCCGCCATCCTTGCCGTTGTTCACACAGATAAAACAGCGGCGCCAAACCCAGCAGTGCCCCCGGGAACCAGTGCAGCCAACGATTGGGGGAGCCCAGGCAGAGCAGCAGAATGGTCAAGATGATCAGCCAGTGCTCTCTCCACTCGGTGCCTCTCTGATTTGACAGATTCTCCTGCCAAGTTGAGCGTTCTGGTTCCAGCTTTATTACCATCTCATCTGCCGCTCCATGTCCTGGGGGATCCCTAGACCCTTCTCCTCAACGGGCTGCGGATCCCTCAGCCAAGCATACCTCTTTCGTCACTTTCGGAAATTTCGATGAGTTTACATCATTTCAGCAAAATTTCCGACTACGAGAAATCAAGTCTTTCTCCCAACTTGACAGAAGAGGCGTATGGTGCCTCCAGTTACCTTATTGCGGATACCACTGCTCTCGCCAGCCGCGCATTTGATCGATCTCCGCCTGTTGGCTGGCCAAAATCGCCTCCGCCAACTGGCGAATTTCAGGCCGTTGGGATTTTTCTAGGGCCTCTTCTGCCATGATCACAGCCCCTTCATGGTGGCGGATCATCGCCTCGATAAAGCGCAAATCAAACCAATCGTTGGCAGATCCCAAATCACTATCCATGCGCATATCGGAGAGTCTTTCCGGGGTCATCGCCATCATGTGCCCCATCTCCTCATGCCACATCAGCGGATAACGGGGTGCCTCTGGGTACCAACTCGGCCGCCAAGCCTGCATTTGCTCAATTTCTTCGCTTTGGGCCGCCAAAATCGCCTCCGCCAACTGGCGAATTTCAGGCCGTTGGGATTTTTCCAGGGCCTCTTTTGCCATGATCACAGCCCCTTCATGGTGAGGAATCATGGCATCGATAAAGCGCAAATCAAAAGCTTCATCTGCAGGGCCCAAGCTCATCGCGTGAGTCCCATGGACAGAGGGATCCGCATTTTTCACATGAGCAGCCGATTCTGCTCTTAAACCCATTCCAATCTCCGCAAGGGCAACCACACTGGTCAGGATCAGGCCATAGGCTGCTTTGTTCCGGATCATCGGTCACCTCCAACTGACAACAACACAGAGCCCATCCTAAAGGTTTCAGCCGACTGGAGAGTCAAGCACTTCTGCTATCCTGGCATCCATCCCCTCGGGATCCTTTTTCTCTGGGAGCACAGGTATGACCGGCCAGGTGATTACCATCGACCATCCCCTGGTGCAGCACAAACTCAGCCTCATGCGCCGCGTTGAGACCACCACCGCCGAATTTCGGGCCCTGATGCGGGAGATCAGTCTGCTGATGGCCTACGAGGTCACCCGCGATTTGCCCCTCAAACCGGAATCGATCCAAACCCCAATGGCTTCGATGTTGGCGCCGATGCTGGCAGCAGAGAAAAAGTTGGTGCTCGTCTCGATCATGCGGGCTGGACAAGGGATCCTTGACGGCATGTTGGAGCTGATCCCGGCAGCACGGGTAGGGCATATCGGCCTATACCGGGATCCCCATACCCTGATCCCCATCGAGTACTACTTCAAGGTGCCCACTGATATTGAGGATCGGGAGGTGTTGGTGGTGGATCCGATGTTGGCTACAGGCCATTCAGCCACTGCAGCTGTTCTCCGTCTGCGTCAGACCCGCCCCAAGTCGATCCGCTTTGTCTGTTTGGTGGCTGCCCCAGAAGGGATCCAACATTTCCATGAGCAGAACCCCGATGTACCCATCTACACTGCCGCAGTGGATGACGGCCTAGATGAGCACGGCTACATCATCCCCGGCCTGGGGGATGCGGGGGATCGCCTGTTTGGTACCCGTTGAGGTGGCTTGAGGTTGACTCTGAGGCAGAGGTTAGGAAGCTGGACTGGCGGACAACAACTGTTCTCCCTCCAGCATGCGAGCGGCAGCGCTGAGTAGCTCCTCTTCCAGATAGGGTTTGGTGAAGTAGGCGGTTGCCCCCAGTTCCCGCGCCGTTTGCCGGTGCCGTTCGGCTCCCCGTGAGGTGAGCATGGCCACAGGCAGACGGTTGAGGGTACTGTCTTCCCGTAGACGAGTCAGCAACTCCAGTCCATCCATCCGCGGCATTTCGATGTCGCAGAAAATCAGATCGCAGGGCAAACCACCCCGCAGCTTTTCCCAGGCATCCTGGCCATCCCGGGCCTGTTCCACCCGGTAGCCCACCTTCTGGAAAGACATCGAGAGCAACTCGCGCACCGTAATCGAGTCGTCCACGATCAGCACCGTGGTTTGGTGCACCTCTTCCGGTGTGGGTTCATCATCCCGATGATCCAACCAGAAGCGGTTCAGATCCCGACGACGACCGTGGGCCATATCCACCAGCTCGATGATGTCGGCAATCGGCAACACCCGCCCGTTCCCCAGCACCGTCGCCCCGGAAATACCCGGCGGCTTGGCCACAGGCCCGCGCAGTTGCTTGATCACGATTTCCTGCTCTTCCACAAAGCTGTCTACCTGCAGGGCAACATACTGGCCAGCACTTTGCAGGATGACGATGGGGATGATGCCCTCATCCTGGCTGATGCTGTAGACCTCAGAGCGGCTGCGGTTGTGGCTGCGGCTGTAGGCCAACAGATCCGAGAGGGGTTGGAAATGCAGGCGTTGATCCCGCCAGGGAATGGTGGGCCGCCCTTGCTCGTCCATCTGCACTTCGTCGGCAGGAATATCCAGCATCTCCTCTACCCCATCGAGGGGGAAGGCCATCAGGGCTTTGTCGCTGACACAGACCATGGCTTTGGAAATGCTCAGAGTGAGGGGCAGGCGGATGGTGAAGGTGGTGCCTTTACCTTGCACAGAATCCACCTGAATGCTGCCGCGCAGTTCACTGATGTTGCGGCGCACCACATCCAGACCGACACCTCGTCCGGCCAGATCGTCTACCTCTCCCTCGTCACGGGCACTAAAGCCAGGGTTGAAGAGGATGTTGAACACCTCGTCTTCATCCGCTTGCTCCGACAGCAGGCCCAGCCGTTGGGCTTTGGTTCTCACTTTGTCCACCGGGATCCCACCCCCATCATCCGAGACGACCATAATGGTTTGGTTGCCTTGATAGAAGGCTTTGATAGTGATCTTGCCTTCGGGGGATTTGCCGGCACGGCGGCGCTCCTCAGGCGGTTCGATCCCGTGCACTAGGGCATTGTTCACCAGGTGGGTCATCGGGTCATAGAGTTCTTCGAGGATGGCCTTGTCGATCAGGGTGTCGCGCCCCTCTACCACCAAGTTGGCCTGCTTACCGGTCTTGATGGAGAGATCTCGAATGGCCCGGGGGAGCCGGTCGGCAATTTGCGAGAAGGGCACCATGCGCGCCCGGTTCAAGCCCTCCTGGAGCTGAGTGGTCACTTGGCGGAACTGGCGGGTGATCTGCTCTGCCTCGTCCACCGCAAACTCAATATCCGAAGACGACTCCCTTACCCGCACGATCAACTCGATAATTTCTTGAGCCAGGGTATGGAAGGCCGTGAACTGATCCATCTCCAACTTGTCGAAGTCTTGGCCGGAGGAGTGACCACTCCTGTTGTTAGATCCGCCAGATCCGCCTGGCTTGCCTTCTCCATAGCGACCGGAGCCAACAGTAACCGCGCCGCTGTAGGCGGAGCTACGGCTGGAAAACAAAGCCGATTCCAGCAAAGAACGGTCATATTGATCCCGCATTTGCTGGCCCAAATCCCCCAACTGCTGTACCCGTCCCAAAAGGCCATCTAGGAACTGGCGCAGACGCGTTTGGTTTTGCTCCATGCTGTTGCGGTTGACCACCAACTCTCCCACCAAGTTGTTGATGGAGTCGAGGTGGCGCACTTCCACCCGCATCACCGGGTTACTAAAGGCAGGGGTTCGCCGGGTGCTGGGGGCTGTCACCGCTGGGGTTGGTGCGGTAACCGGAGCAGCAACGGTAGGAGTCGGTACTGATGCGGCAATCGGGGCTTTGGGAGCTGTGCCCAAGTCTCCCAACAGAGATTCCAGTTGTGCCTCAAAATCGATTCCAACATCACTGGTGGCCACAGGTTCTGGGGCAAGAACAGGCTCTTCAAGGGTGGCTGTTGGCTCTCCTTCATCGAAGAGGGCGGCCAAATCATCCAAGCGGGGGCCGGAGTCGAAGTCCAAGTCCTCTATCTCTGCTTCTGCCGCCAGGCTGGACTCACTGGCAAAGAAGTCATCCTCGGCAAAGAGTCCGGCCAATTGGCTTTCCAAATCCACCTCTGCCGGAGCAGGGGGGAGTTCTGGTTCGGGCATAAGCGCTGCTGCGGGGCTGTCCAGTTCTTCGCCAAAGCTCGTAACGGCCTCTTCCTCGGCGAAGAACTGACTCAATTCGTCCAGATCAACTTGCCCATCCCCATCTGCATCCATGGCCGAGAGCGAGGGATTGGTCTCCAGATTTAAGCCTTCGGTATCCGCCTCATCCGTAAACAGGGCATCGAGGCGGTCGAAAGAGGCTTCGGTAGAGGCGGCAATGCCTCCCAAGTCGGTGGACTGCGGTTCCACGAGGGCCTCTTCTTGGGCCGGGAACATGTCTTCCAGCAGACTCCAATCTGTATCGCCCGCGCTGACTGGTTCGGGAAGTTCTGCCGCCGCGGATTCTGGTGCGCCCCAAGCCCAAGCCTCAGACAAGTCTGACAAGTCTGACGGAGGCACCTCGAGCGTAGTCTCTGGGCTCACTGTCTCCTCTAGGTCATCACTAGAGAAGAGATCACCAAAGCTAAGCTCCGCTTCTGTGTCTGCTGTGGGCGGTAGCGGCATCGAGTCCTCTGCGAGAACAAAGGAGGCTTCTTCAGATTCACCAGATTCAACGGGTGTCTCTGGTTCTGTCCACAGGCTGTCTGGGGGTGCGGCAAACTCCTCCAAGCGGGGAAAAGGCTCATCTGCTAGGAAGTCTTCAAACTCGGCTGAATCTACCGATTCTGGGGTGGAGAACAGGGAATCGGCTTCCCCTGCAGGTGTGGAAAAGAGCTCTTCTAGACTTTCCTCTTCCGCATCGAGGGCTAGAGTATCGGAGAACTCCACCTCCTGAGATCCTGTCTCTGCCGGTTGTGAGAAATCCGAGGCCAAATCCTCCCAATCCGATAGCTCGGCAGGGGGAGAAAAATCATCCAGATCCAGGCCGGCAGGAGGTTCGGCCAAAAAGTCTGCGGCAGCATTTTCAAGATCTGACTCCAGATCTGAGGGTTTTGCCCCCCAAAGCTCGGCTCCGAACTCTGCAAATTCAAAACTGGATCCATCCGAGCCCAACAGATTTGCCTCTTCAGCCACACCTTCTGGAGCAAGTTCCTCCGCCGATTCTGCCAGCAAATTTGCCAGGGATCCGGTGGCCTCCTCGGCTCCGGGGGTGAAACCGGGCACCTCACCCATCCACAGGTCAAAAGCATCCTCCGGTGCGGCTTCCTCGACGGATCCCTCGGAAATGAGGTCGGATGCAGGCGCTGGCTCAGCAGAATAGGTCAGAAAATCTAGCGCCGACGGGGAATCCTCAGCGGGAGGCTCTGTCCAGGTGGATAACGCCTCTGCTGCAGACGACGGGGAAAGATCCCAGGACTGACCGGTCTCCTCAGCCCACTCCAGCTCTGGGGGTTCTGCCGGTAAAGACTCCGCCACCGCTTGATCCACCACTTCTGCAAACAGATCCGACAAATCCCCTTCGGCTTTCACCTCCTCCAGCCGTTGGCTCAGATCCTCGAGATCTTGCGAGAAAGGCTCGGGGGAGGGTGCGAGCAGTTCCGGTGGTGGTTCTTCGATACCAGAAAGCTCTTCGGCATTGGCAAACAGATCGTCAAAGGCAGTGGAGGCTTCCTCTTCCAAACCCAAGGGGGTGGGGTCAAAGCCTTCTAGGTCAGAGGCTAAGCTGATCTCCGGTTCACTACCCAGTTCGGGTGGGGTTGCGCCCAAACCAGAATCTGAGGAGGGATCCCAATTCCCCCACAGATCCTCGGCTTCGGTTTCCCCAGCAGAAGCAATTTCCGGCTCCCATCCCTCGCCAGGGCTAACTGCATCTGGCCAGCTCAGATCCAGTTCCGCCTCCCCCATGTCTGGGATGAACAGGTTGCCTGGGGCAGCGCCCTCTTCCAACGTCCACTCCGATTCTGCACCAGATGGTTGCTCCTCCAACAACAGATCCCAAGCGGCTTCTACACCCTCGGTTTCCGGCAACGCACTCTCTCCGATCCAATCCCATTCGGAGGATCCCTGCGATAAGTCGCCGCTGGCGCGAACGGGAGTCTCGGGGGCTTCTTCTAAAGGCTCGGGTTCCCAGCTCAGGTCAGAGCTGAAACGCTCTTCTGGAGGGATCCCGGCAGCCGCCCACTCCTCTGGTGCACCAATGCCATCGGGTTCTGGGAACAGAGGTTCTGGCTCTGCCGCAACCTCAGGTTCTGGCTCCCCAGTCAGGCCGAAGTCGAAGGCTTTGAGGGTTTCTGGCTCTTCAAGGGCTACTGGAATAGGACAGAAGGCCAATAGCTCAGCGGAAGGCTCAATGCTGCTTGCCGTGCCACTGCCCAGCGATTGGTGGGCTTGCTTCAGATCCCGCAATACTGGCAGCGCCAGTTGGCGCAGATCCTGGCCGGGATCCGCCAAAATTTCACCAATCAGACGGGTCAGAGAAGTCCACCCCCCCACGTCTAGCCCTGAGGACTGTCCCAGATCGTGCAAAGATTGCGCCAAGGTTTGCAGCGCCGGTCGAGTTGCCGGATCGTCGGGTCGTTTGAACAGATCCAACATCTGGCGCAGCAAAGGAGGGATCTGCTGTTGCACCAGCACCTCTAGAGGAGCCAAGGGTGCGCTGGG
This is a stretch of genomic DNA from Synechococcus sp. Nb3U1. It encodes these proteins:
- the alaS gene encoding alanine--tRNA ligase; the protein is MFPSLSGAEIRQTFLDFYAQRGHQVLPSASLVPEDPTVLLTIAGMLPFKPIFLGQRDPDYARATTSQKCVRTNDIENVGRTARHHTFFEMLGNFSFGDYFKKEAIAWAWELVTEVFGLPPERLVVSVFREDDDAFALWRDEVGIPAHRIQRMGEADNFWASGPTGPCGPCSEIYFDFKPELGDAHIDLEDDSRFLEIYNLVFMELNRDSEGRLTPLAKQNIDTGLGLERLAQVLQGVPNNYETDLILPIIQTAAGLAQLDYFQATPEQQTSLKVIGDHARAVMHLIADGVIPSNVDRGYVLRRLIRRIVRHGRLLGIMDPFTPAVVETSIQLAEAAYPQVREREILIKTELKREEEQFLKTLERGEKLLFDLFATATGSAKAGKKGQKTPQKQISGADAFKLFDTYGFPLELTQEIAAEQGFSVDLAGFEQEMEQQRQRARAAHQTIDLTAQGSLDELAGFLSQTEFLGYSQALAKGVVEALLVEGESVPQVEAGQSVQIILDRTPFYAESGGQIGDRGYLSGDELLVRIEDVQKQSDLFIHLGRVERGTLRVGDPVQAQIDLACRRRVQAHHTATHLLQAALKKIVDPSVGQAGSLVAFDRLRFDFTLSRAVTPAELEQIESLVNTWIAEAHTAQVAVMPLAKAKAKGALAMFGEKYSEQVRVIDFPGVSMELCGGTHVNNTAEIGLFKIISETGIAAGIRRIEAVAGPAVLEYLNERDSVVRELSAQFKAKPQEIPERIVALQTELKTTQKELEETRAKLALLQAEQLLEQAISVGGLKILVAELGSTDAEALKTAAEHLLHKLGEGAIVLGSLPEPGKVSWVAAFSPLVQKKGLKAGSFIGEIAKLTGGGGGGRPNLAQAGGKQPEKLPEALQVAQEQLQMALS
- a CDS encoding serine/threonine-protein kinase, producing the protein MPNCYCLNPACSQPENPPEASTCAACGHPLLVRNRYRAFKRIGQGGFGSTFLVRDQDMPSKPWRVIKQLRPVENSPQIAKLSEELFNREAQVLERLGEHSQIPKLFAHFQEGGKFYLVQEFVQGITLSQEMHRNGPFSEEQARQVMQEVLLILSYVHSHNTVHRDIKPANLIRRKEDQRLVLIDFGAVKELGPAHEQVVEVTAIRSLGFSPPEQVQGQAVGPSSDLYALAATCINLMTLESPAKFYDHDTGQWDWSNRLQLSPEFNAILTRMLQQTVNQRFATATEVLRALQGMSLEEINGPVSQPIVLPHHPVGISPSPSMISSHWARRRSEGFSQPTPIARPTAGGIPSGGLGTTPTGFISTTGFAQGRVTSTTGFGRVKPATPPRNQSMAGADLRGQSFANQNLAGQDLRRADLRGADFSGANLQRADLRGILFNTPQPSWLQALSRLFGRAKTLGGIAAGLGGLLGSGLLAFLIIRLATGNLVYALGAALIALVVAGSVLWSMTGRVSLAQHTEETNKRFTSFRKADLRGAQMDEKFREFARRQGALLG
- the lnt gene encoding apolipoprotein N-acyltransferase — its product is MTILLLCLGSPNRWLHWFPGALLGLAPLFYLCEQRQGWRRLGLAYSLWFCVCLYAFWVDPFSVKVLSAWEILGGFVVAPLIPLFFTTATLLSLYLSRPLPAWVRPLGIATVWTGLDGLLGLLWSPIPFHWGSLLFDWPLGIQMADVTGIWGVTFFAVFVNGLLWQVATQGWQIWKNQLSDRSTLWRTLALGLGLSGAVLAYGGWRLAYFDNWAAGAGAPRFRVGAVQQVAWLEADRSWEYRIERYRELHQLSRQAVAKGAELVIWPEGALRARLLNTGLEPYVLEPMQGILLPTGALITGATEPDPRTVDLPDDQMQFFNTALLFDAQGNLLDLFGKQWIFPYFESGRYVPSPDGYRPLAGGERFGALGVMVCLESVLPAPSRTLTRNGAESLIVISDDSWFGNSHWPMLHGKLSVFRAIENRRSVVFVNNTGGNLVVDPSGRLQQVGPIFQRGVITGEVMRRSEQTFFSRSGDWMAWLTLALSFGLLRWRWGSRARRG
- a CDS encoding DUF305 domain-containing protein, whose protein sequence is MIRNKAAYGLILTSVVALAEIGMGLRAESAAHVKNADPSVHGTHAMSLGPADEAFDLRFIDAMIPHHEGAVIMAKEALEKSQRPEIRQLAEAILAAQSEEIEQMQAWRPSWYPEAPRYPLMWHEEMGHMMAMTPERLSDMRMDSDLGSANDWFDLRFIEAMIRHHEGAVIMAEEALEKSQRPEIRQLAEAILASQQAEIDQMRGWREQWYPQ
- the upp gene encoding uracil phosphoribosyltransferase; this translates as MTGQVITIDHPLVQHKLSLMRRVETTTAEFRALMREISLLMAYEVTRDLPLKPESIQTPMASMLAPMLAAEKKLVLVSIMRAGQGILDGMLELIPAARVGHIGLYRDPHTLIPIEYYFKVPTDIEDREVLVVDPMLATGHSATAAVLRLRQTRPKSIRFVCLVAAPEGIQHFHEQNPDVPIYTAAVDDGLDEHGYIIPGLGDAGDRLFGTR